A region of Culicoides brevitarsis isolate CSIRO-B50_1 chromosome 1, AGI_CSIRO_Cbre_v1, whole genome shotgun sequence DNA encodes the following proteins:
- the LOC134836906 gene encoding uncharacterized protein LOC134836906 produces MCGIFGIICENSDKVNYDNFLETDESMREIAYRRSGAQRHRGPDHTGIFIYKENGVALLQERLAVMGGKKGDQPFFSDDGEIILVANGEIYNYHAVAAQLAITRKEYTPRNDCDVILGLYEEYGMDLLKYLSGMFAFVIYDRKKNFVMIARDPIGIIPFYQGRDKDGNLWVASEMKCLVEFCRDVAIFPPGHVMFGSPGKMTVDRYWKPTWEKEVPTTNVDLNLLRSKLESAVRTHLDCDAPFAALLSGGVDSSLVASIATKLMREKDPNFRLKTFSVGLKGAPDFKYSKIVADFIGSDHEEVYFTVEEGLDCIRELIYKLETYDITTVRCGILMYILIRVIKGEGYKMVLSGEGADEIFGGYLYFHSAPSAEEFHHETVARVKNLHLSDCLRANKCCMGWGVEPRVPFLDTEFFEHAMTIKPEDRMPIAGTKQSIEKYILRAAFADGYLPDSVLWRQKEQFSDGVGYNWIDSIKDYAASRITDEEFANAEEKFPFNTPATKEAYYYRKIFTQMFPHKSCAETVMKWVPRLDWGCAADPSGRAQKLHCSNES; encoded by the coding sequence atgTGCGGAATCTTTGGAATAATTTGCGAAAATAGCGACAAAGTCAATTACGACAACTTCCTTGAAACGGACGAATCAATGCGCGAAATAGCGTATCGTCGTTCAGGCGCCCAAAGACATCGAGGTCCTGATCATACGGGAATTTTTATCTACAAGGAAAACGGAGTTGCTTTGCTTCAGGAGCGACTTGCTGTTATGGGCGGCAAAAAAGGAGATCAACCATTTTTCAGCGATGATGGCGAAATAATTCTCGTCGCCAATGGAGAAATTTACAATTATCATGCTGTGGCGGCGCAACTTGCCATTACGAGAAAGGAATATACGCCACGTAATGATTGCGACGTAATTTTAGGTCTTTATGAGGAATATGGAATGgatttgttgaaatatttgagCGGCATGTTCGCTTTTGTCATTTACGATCGGAAAAAGAATTTCGTGATGATAGCACGAGATCCGATCGGAATTATTCCATTTTATCAAGGACGAGATAAAGACGGAAATTTATGGGTTGCCAGCGAAATGAAATGTTTGGTTGAATTTTGTCGAGATGTCGCGATATTTCCTCCGGGTCACGTGATGTTCGGATCTCCGGGTAAAATGACGGTCGATCGTTATTGGAAACCAACATGGGAGAAAGAAGTCCCAACAACCAATGTTGATCTCAATTTGTTACGAAGTAAACTCGAATCAGCAGTTCGAACGCATCTCGACTGTGATGCTCCGTTTGCCGCTCTTTTATCGGGAGGAGTCGATTCGAGTTTAGTAGCTTCGATTGCAACGAAACTCATGCGTGAAAAAGACCCAAACTTTCGATTGAAAACTTTCAGTGTTGGCTTGAAAGGAGCTCCTGACTTCAAATACAGCAAAATTGTCGCCGATTTCATTGGAAGTGATCATGAAGAAGTCTACTTTACCGTTGAAGAAGGTTTGGATTGTATACGGGAGTTAATTTACAAACTCGAAACTTATGACATCACGACAGTTCGATGCGGTATCTTGATGTACATCCTAATTCGCGTCATCAAAGGCGAAGGATACAAAATGGTTCTTTCGGGCGAAGGAGCTGACGAGATTTTCGGCGGATATTTGTATTTCCATTCAGCGCCATCTGCCGAAGAATTTCATCATGAAACTGTCGCGCGTGTCAAAAACTTGCATCTTTCGGATTGTCTTCGAGCGAATAAATGTTGCATGGGATGGGGTGTCGAGCCTCGTGTTCCCTTTCTCGATACGGAATTCTTTGAGCATGCAATGACGATAAAGCCTGAAGATCGAATGCCCATCGCTGGAACGAAACAAAGCATTGAAAAGTACATTTTGAGAGCCGCATTTGCCGATGGATACTTGCCTGATAGTGTTTTGTGGCGACAAAAGGAGCAATTTTCCGATGGCGTGGGTTATAATTGGATTGATTCGATTAAAGATTATGCAGCTTCGAGAATTACGGATGAAGAGTTCGCAAATGCTGAAGAAAAATTCCCTTTTAATACGCCAGCGACGAAAGAAGCTTATTATTATCGGAAGATTTTTACGCAGATGTTCCCTCATAAGTCGTGTGCGGAGACTGTCATGAAATGGGTTCCGAGACTGGATTGGGGATGTGCAGCAGATCCATCGGGAAGAGCTCAAAAGTTACATTGTTCCAacgaaagttaa